One Capsicum annuum cultivar UCD-10X-F1 chromosome 2, UCD10Xv1.1, whole genome shotgun sequence genomic window carries:
- the LOC107860534 gene encoding 60S ribosomal protein L34 — MVQRLTYRKRHSYATKSNQHRVVKTPGGKLIYQATKKRASGPKCPVTGKRIQGIPHLRPAEYKRSRLPRNRRTVNRAYGGVLSGSAVRERIIRAFLVEEQKIVKKVLKIQKAKEKLASKS; from the exons ATGGTGCAGAGACTTACATATCGAAAGCGGCACAGTTATGCCACCAAATCCAATCAACACAGGGTTGTCAAAACTCCTG GTGGAAAGTTAATTTACCAAGCCACCAAGAAGAGAGCCAGTGGCCCTAAATGCCCAGTTACTGGCAAGAGAATCCAAGgg ATTCCACACTTGAGACCTGCTGAATACAAGAGATCCAGATTGCCAAGAAACCGCAGGACTGTGAATCGTGCTTACGGAGGTGTGCTGTCTGGAAGTGCTGTAAGGGAGAG AATCATCCGGGCTTTCTTggttgaagaacaaaaaattgtGAAGAAGGTGTTGAAGATTCAGAAGGCAAAGGAAAAACTAGCTTCAAAGAGCTGA
- the LOC107860535 gene encoding delta(3,5)-Delta(2,4)-dienoyl-CoA isomerase, peroxisomal: MEEYKSLKIIQKSPNSGVCFLYLNRPSHLNALSGDFFTEFPKAISSLDQNPDVAVIILAGSGKHFCSGIDFQTLNNALKGSYAADCGRNVERLRQHIKFLQEAISALECCRKPVIAAVHGACIGGAIDIITACDIRFCSSDAFFSVKEVDLAITADLGTLQRLPSIVGFGNAMELALTGRRFTGSEAKDLGLVSQVFTCKQALEEGVKLVAEEIATKSPLAVIGTKAVLLKSRDLTVEQGLDYVATWNSGVLLSDDLKEAISAHSQKRKPKFAKL, from the coding sequence atggaggaatacaAATCActgaaaatcattcaaaaatccccaaattctgGGGTCTGTTTCTTGTATCTGAACCGACCTAGCCATCTCAACGCTCTGTCAGGTGACTTCTTCACTGAATTCCCCAAAGCCATCTCCTCACTGGATCAAAACCCTGATGTTGCCGTTATCATCCTCGCTGGCTCCGGCAAGCACTTCTGTTCCGGGATCGACTTCCAAACCCTAAACAACGCCTTAAAAGGATCTTACGCTGCTGATTGCGGCCGCAACGTCGAGAGGCTCCGGCAACATATCAAGTTCCTGCAGGAGGCTATTAGTGCCCTGGAGTGTTGTCGTAAACCGGTGATTGCCGCTGTCCATGGCGCATGTATTGGTGGTGCGATTGATATAATTACTGCCTGTGATATTAGGTTTTGTTCTTCTGATGCCTTTTTCTCGGTGAAAGAGGTGGATCTAGCTATTACGGCTGATCTTGGGACACTTCAGAGGCTTCCCAGTATTGTTGGGTTTGGCAATGCCATGGAGTTGGCTTTAACTGGTCGGAGGTTTACAGGTTCCGAAGCTAAAGACTTGGGGTTGGTCTCTCAGGTTTTTACTTGTAAACAAGCTTTGGAGGAAGGCGTCAAACTTGTTGCTGAGGAAATAGCTACAAAGTCTCCGCTTGCTGTTATTGGAACAAAAGCGGTGTTGCTGAAAAGTAGGGATTTGACAGTGGAACAAGGCCTGGATTATGTTGCCACATGGAATTCTGGTGTCCTGTTATCAGATGATTTGAAAGAAGCAATTTCAGCACATAGTCAGAAGAGAAAACCTAAATTTGCCAAACTCTAG
- the LOC107861452 gene encoding putative NAC domain-containing protein 94, whose protein sequence is MDDKSDVEKLDEVMLPGFRFHPTDEELVGFYLKRKVQQRSLPIELIKQVDIYKYDPWDLPKLASTGEKEWYFYCPRDRKYRNSARPNRVTGAGFWKATGTDRPIYSSDSTKCIGLKKSLVFYRGRAARGIKTDWMMHEFRLPTTNSESAPPKKFLDKNFPPNDSWAICRIFKKTNSMANRALSYPWVNPLSEVASPELFNQSATAHFGSENVSTITETGSVLHLSSNNDILQGVSHVPSYKVLNNMVSRPSYLSSPSTDISCNFVFSSSPEVSGQNNRCLLDVNSMFFNTSPGLITDISKTSETIDFEGPNQQLNSFSISSSQEMQKSISMEEHEAGLTSNQTSINDNIAEWENIRSVGFPFSLTTIADEWKPSLSWDSPSRPSEISTAYSTSKCYT, encoded by the exons ATGGATGACAAAAGTGATGTGGAGAAGCTTGATGAAGTGATGCTACCTGGTTTTCGATTTCATCCAACAGATGAAGAGCTGGTTGGGTTCTATCTAAAGAGAAAGGTTCAGCAAAGATCTCTTCCTATTGAGCTCATCAAACAagtagatatatataaatatgatccATGGGACCTCCCAA AGCTGGCATCTACAGGGGAAAAAGAGTGGTATTTCTACTGTCCAAGGGACCGTAAGTACAGGAATAGCGCCCGTCCAAACCGTGTAACAGGAGCTGGTTTTTGGAAGGCTACTGGAACTGACAGACCAATTTATTCCTCTGATAGCACCAAATGCATTGGTCTTAAGAAGTCCCTAGTTTTCTACAGAGGCAGGGCTGCCAGAGGTATAAAAACTGACTGGATGATGCACGAGTTTCGCCTTCCCACGACTAACAGCGAGTCAGCACCACCTAAGAAATTCTTGGATAAGAACTTTCCACCAAAT GATTCATGGGCCATCTGCAGAATATTCAAGAAAACCAATTCAATGGCAAATAGAGCTCTATCTTACCCTTGGGTAAATCCATTATCTGAAGTAGCATCTCCAGAGTTGTTCAATCAAAGTGCAACTGCTCATTTCGGCTCGGAGAATGTCTCTACTATAACAGAAACTGGATCAGTTCTCCACCTATCGAGTAATAATGACATACTACAAGGAGTCTCACATGTTCCTTCATATAAGGTCCTCAACAATATGGTGTCAAGACCATCTTATCTTTCAAGTCCTAGCACAGACATCTCCTGTAACTTTGTGTTTTCGTCGTCCCCTGAGGTTTCAGGACAAAACAACAGGTGTTTACTGGACGTGAATTCCATGTTTTTCAACACATCCCCGGGTTTAATCACGGATATCAGCAAGACCTCTGAGACCATAGACTTCGAAGGTCCAAATCAACAACTCAACAGCTTCTCAATTAGTTCATCACAAGAGATGCAAAAAAGTATAAGCATGGAAGAACATGAAGCAGGATTAACAAGTAATCAAACttcaataaatgataatattGCTGAATGGGAAAATATCAGATCAGTTGGTTTTCCATTCAGTTTGACCACTATAGCTGATGAATGGAAGCCTAGTTTGTCATGGGATTCTCCTTCCCGTCCTAGTGAGATATCCACCGCTTACTCAACAAGCAAATGCTACACCTAG